Proteins co-encoded in one Arachis hypogaea cultivar Tifrunner chromosome 13, arahy.Tifrunner.gnm2.J5K5, whole genome shotgun sequence genomic window:
- the LOC140177488 gene encoding uncharacterized protein gives MEFKEAVREYCIQEGRRIWFKKNNNIKTFMDDHTCARETKNRLANRKWLACKLVKKLRKYLNLRHSEAAQYFKTKCDLDLNKSSLTRALGDARSVVYGDAAAQYDMVRDYGLTLLKSNPGSTVTIGVIPQPNPDDDLIFEKIYVCFEGCKKGFLAGCRPLIGLDGAFLKTRHGGQILSAIGQDANNHIYVIAYAIVPVENTENWRWFLELLHQDLGDYKKNMLCFISDMQKNFNKQWKDLQLRGLLWDCARCTSQDGFLEIIKKIERVNKEAWEYLNKWPRDSWSWAFFSNAPKIDNICNNACEVFNSRIKDARAKPIITLLEEVRMYAMRSIARNKVKLNSNTGVLPLIQRSRLEKIRKE, from the exons ATGGAATTCAAAGAGGCTGTGCGTGAATACTGTATACAAGAGGGTAGAAGGATTTGGTTTAAGAAGAACAATAAC ATCAAGACATTTATGGATGACCACACCTGTGCAAGAGAGACAAAAAACAGACTAGCTAATAGGAAGTGGCTAGCCTGCAAATTGGTGAAGAAgctaagaaaatatctaaatctGAGACACTCCGAGGCTGCACAATATTTTAAGACTAAATGTGATTTGGATCTAAACAAGTCTTCACTGACCAGGGCCTTAGGAGATGCTAGATCTGTTGTGTACGGTGATGCAGCTGCCCAATATGACATGGTGAGGGATTATGGGCTGACACTACTGAAAAGCAATCCAGGCTCTACTGTCACAATTGGTGTTATACCTCAGCCCAACCCGGATGATGATCTAATATTTGAGAAGATATATGTTTGTTTCGAGGGATGTAAAAAAGGATTTCTGGCTGGTTGCAGACCCCTCATAGGCTTGGATGGAGCTTTTCTGAAGACTAGGCATGGTGGTCAGATCCTATCTGCTATTGGCCAAGATGCAAACAACCATATATATGTGATTGCCTATGCAATTGTCCCTGTTGAGAACACTGAAAACTGGAGATGGTTCTTGGAATTACTTCATCAAGACTTGGGAGATTATAAGAAGAACATGCTTTGTTTTATCTCAGATATGCAGAAG AACTTCAATAAGCAATGGAAGGATCTCCAACTTAGAGGGCTACTATGGGATTGTGCAAGGTGTACTAGCCAAGATGGCTTCCTTGAGATCATTAAAAAGATTGAAAGAGTTAATAAGGAAGCCTGGGAGTATTTGAACAAGTGGCCTAGAGACTCTTGGAGCTGGGCATTCTTCAGTAATGCACCTAAAATAGACAACATCTGCAACAATGCCTGTGAAGTCTTCAACTCCAGGATCAAAGATGCTAGAGCTAAGCCTATTATCACACTCTTGGAAGAAGTCAGAATGTATGCAATGAGGTCGATAGCTAGGAACAAGGTGAAGTTGAATTCGAACACTGGAGTTTTACCTCTTATACAGCGCAGCAGGTTAGAAAAGATACGGAAGGAATAA
- the LOC112737670 gene encoding callose synthase 12: protein MNFRQRQPHASPVATATPVREEEPYNIIPVYNLLADHPSLRFPEVRAAAAALRAVGDLRRPPFGQWRPHMDLLDWLALFFGFQRDNVRNQREHLVLHLANAQMRLTPPPDNIDTLDAGVLRRFRRKLLKNYNSWCSYLGKKSNIWISDRRRGGSADSEQRRELLYVSLYLLIWGEAANLRFVPECICYIFHHMAMELNKILEDYIDENTGQPVMPSLSGENAFLNHVVKPIYETIRREVDSSGNGTAPHSAWRNYDDINEYFWSRRCFEKLGWPLDIGSNFFVTGSGGKRVGKTGFVEQRSFLNLLRSFDRLWVMLVLFLQAAIIVAWEEKTYPWQALEDRSVQVKVLTIFFTWSGMRLVQSLLDMVMQFRLVTRETMGQGVRMVMKVIVAAGWIVVFGVMYERIWSQRNHDRRWSAEANRRVVNFLEVVFVFIIPELLALALFIIPWIRNFVENTNWRIFYMLSWWFQSRIFVGRGLREGLVDNIKYTLFWVVVLATKFCFSYFLQVKPMVAPTKALLKLRNVEYEWHEFIHNSNRFAVGLLWLPVVLIYLMDIQIWYSIYSSFVGAAVGLFAHLGEIRNMQQLKLRFQFFASAIQFNLMPEEQLLNARGTLKSKFKDAVHRLKLRYGLGRPFKKLESNQVEANKFALIWNEIILSFREEDIISDREVELLELPQNSWNVRVIRWPCFLLCNELLLALSEAKELVDESDNKLTRKMRKNEYRRCAVIEAYDSIKHLLLEIIKPNSEEHSIVTVLFQEIDHSLEIEKFTKTFKTTALPLLHSKLIKLVDLLNKPKKDANQVVNSLQALYEIAVRDFFREERKTEQLREDGLAQRNPGSGLLFENAIQLPEINNENFYRQVRRLHTILTSRDSMQNIPKNLEARRRIAFFSNSLFMNMPHAPQVEKMLAFSVLTPYYSEEVLYSKEQLRTENEDGVSILYYLQTIYDDDWKNFMERMRREGMVKDSDIWADKLRELRLWASYRGQTLTRTVRGMMYYYRALKMLAFLDSASEMDIREGSRELVTMRQDSLDVMNAEKSPSRSLSRASSSVSLLFKGHEYGTAIMKFTYVVACQIYGSQKAKKDPHAEEILYLMKNNEALRVAYVDEITTSRDEKEYYSVLVKYDQQLQREVEIYRVKLPGPLKLGEGKPENQNHAIIFTRGDAVQTIDMNQDNYFEEALKMRNLLEEYRHYYGIRKPTILGVREHVFTGSVSSLAWFMSAQETSFVTLGQRVLANPLKVRMHYGHPDVFDRFWFLTRGGISKASRVINISEDIFAGFNCTLRGGNVTHHEYIQVGKGRDVGLNQVSMFEAKVASGNGEQVLSRDVYRLGHRLDFFRMLSFFYTTVGFFFNTMMVILTVYAFLWGRLYLALSGVEAAMESNSNNNKALGTILNQQFIIQLGLFTALPMIVENSLEHGFLQAIWDFLTMQLQLSSVFYTFSMGTRSHFFGRTILHGGAKYRATGRGFVVEHKSFAENYRLYARSHFVKAIELGLILVIYASHSPVASDTFVYIAMTITSWFLVASWIIAPFVFNPSGFDWLKTVYDFDDFMNWIWYRGSVFAKAEQSWERWWYEEQDHLRVTGLWGKCMEIILDLRFFFFQYGIVYQLGVAAGSHSIVVYLLSWICVVLIFGVYMLVAYAHNKYAAKEHIYYRLVQFLLIILAILVIVALLEFTNFKFVDIFTSLLAFIPTGWGLILIAQVFRPFLESTIVWDGVVSVARLYDILLGVIIMAPVALLSWLPGFQNMQTRMLFNDAFSRGLRIFQIITGKKSQA, encoded by the coding sequence ATGAATTTCCGCCAGCGTCAACCCCATGCATCGCCGGTGGCCACCGCTACACCGGTCCGGGAGGAAGAGCCCTACAACATAATCCCCGTCTACAATCTCCTCGCTGACCACCCCTCCCTCCGGTTTCCGGAAGTCCGCGCCGCTGCAGCAGCACTACGCGCCGTTGGAGACCTCCGGCGGCCGCCGTTCGGGCAATGGCGACCTCACATGGACCTCCTTGACTGGCTCGCACTCTTCTTTGGCTTCCAGCGCGACAACGTCCGCAACCAGCGCGAGCACCTCGTCCTTCACCTCGCCAACGCTCAGATGCGCCTAACGCCGCCGCCGGACAACATCGACACACTCGACGCCGGCGTCCTCCGTCGCTTCCGCCGGAAGCTCCTCAAAAACTACAACTCTTGGTGCTCCTACCTAGGCAAGAAGTCCAACATCTGGATCTCCGATCGACGCCGCGGCGGCTCCGCTGACTCTGAGCAGCGCCGTGAGCTCCTCTACGTGTCCCTCTACCTCCTGATCTGGGGCGAGGCGGCGAACCTCCGCTTTGTTCCGGAGTGCATCTGCTACATCTTCCACCACATGGCAATGGAGCTGAACAAGATCTTGGAGGATTACATTGACGAGAACACTGGCCAGCCTGTGATGCCTTCGCTTTCAGGTGAGAACGCTTTCCTCAACCACGTTGTGAAACCTATCTATGAAACTATTAGGCGTGAGGTTGATAGTAGTGGGAATGGAACTGCTCCGCACAGTGCTTGGAGGAATTACGACGATATCAATGAGTATTTTTGGAGTAGGAGGTGTTTTGAGAAGCTTGGATGGCCCCTTGATATTGGTAGCAACTTCTTTGTGACGGGTAGCGGTGGGAAGCGTGTTGGGAAGACAGGGTTTGTGGAGCAGAGGTCGTTTTTAAACCTGCTTAGGAGTTTTGATAGACTTTGGGTGATGCTGGTTTTGTTCCTTCAGGCTGCTATTATTGTTGCTTGGGAGGAGAAGACTTATCCGTGGCAAGCATTGGAGGACAGGAGTGTTCAGGTTAAGGTTTTGACCATTTTCTTCACGTGGAGTGGCATGAGGTTAGTGCAGTCTCTGCTTGATATGGTGATGCAGTTTAGGTTGGTGACAAGGGAGACGATGGGGCAAGGTGTGAGGATGGTGATGAAGGTTATTGTTGCAGCCGGGTGGATTGTTGTGTTTGGGGTCATGTATGAGAGGATATGGTCTCAGAGAAACCATGATAGGAGGTGGTCAGCAGAAGCGAATAGAAGGGTGGTGAATTTTCTGGAGGTTGTGTTTGTTTTCATCATTCCTGAGCTTCTGGCTCTGGCCCTTTTTATAATTCCCTGGATTAGAAACTTTGTTGAGAATACAAATTGGAGGATCTTTTACATGTTGTCATGGTGGTTTCAAAGTAGAATCTTTGTTGGTCGTGGCTTGAGGGAAGGTCTTGTGGACAACATTAAGTACACATTGTTCTGGGTTGTGGTGCTGGCCACAAAATTTTGTTTCAGTTACTTTCTGCAGGTCAAACCCATGGTTGCTCCAACAAAGGCACTGTTGAAGCTTAGGAATGTTGAATATGAATGGCATGAGTTTATTCATAACAGCAACCGATTTGCTGTTGGATTATTGTGGCTTCCGGTTGTTTTGATATATCTAATGGATATACAGATTTGGTATTCAATATATTCATCCTTTGTTGGGGCTGCTGTggggttgtttgcacatttgggTGAGATTCGAAATATGCAACAGCTGAAATTGAGGTTCCAGTTTTTTGCCAGTGCAATTCAGTTCAATCTCATGCCAGAGGAGCAATTGTTGAATGCAAGAGGAACATTGAAGAGCAAGTTTAAGGATGCCGTCCACAGGTTGAAGCTCAGATATGGGCTTGGTCGGCCATTTAAGAAGCTTGAGTCTAACCAGGTTGAGGCCAACAAGTTTGCTTTGATATGGAATGAGATAATTTTGTCTTTCAGGGAGGAGGATATCATCTCTGACAGGGAGGTTGAGCTTTTGGAGCTGCCACAGAACTCTTGGAATGTCAGGGTTATCCGCTGGCCATGTTTTCTTCTCTGCAATGAGTTGCTGCTTGCACTCAGTGAAGCCAAAGAACTGGTTGATGAGTCTGACAACAAGCTGACAAGAAAGATGCGCAAGAATGAGTACAGACGCTGTGCTGTCATTGAAGCATATGATAGCATAAAGCACTTGCTTCTTGAGATTATCAAACCCAACAGTGAAGAGCATTCTATTGTGACAGTTCTATTTCAAGAAATTGATCACTCTCTGGAGATTGAGAAATTCACAAAAACATTCAAAACCACTGCACTGCCTCTGCTCCATAGCAAGTTGATAAAGCTTGTTGATTTATTAAACAAACCCAAGAAAGATGCTAATCAAGTGGTGAATAGCCTTCAGGCCCTTTATGAGATTGCTGTCCGAGATTTTTTCAGGGAAGAAAGGAAAACCGAACAGCTGAGGGAGGATGGTTTGGCTCAACGTAACCCAGGTTCAGGTCTCCTTTTTGAGAACGCTATTCAGTTACCTGAGATCAACAATGAGAACTTCTATCGACAGGTTCGGCGTTTGCACACAATTCTCACCTCCAGGGATTCGATGCAAAACATCCCCAAAAATCTAGAAGCTAGACGGAGGATTGCCTTCTTCAGTAATTCACTTTTTATGAACATGCCCCATGCTCCCCAAGTTGAGAAAATGTTGGCTTTCAGTGTTTTAACACCTTATTACTCGGAAGAAGTATTATACAGCAAAGAACAGCTCAGAACTGAGAATGAAGATGGGGTTTCAATCCTTTATTATTTGCAGACTATATATGATGATGACTGGAAGAATTTTATGGAAAGGATGCGTCGGGAGGGGATGGTGAAAGACAGTGATATTTGGGCTGATAAGCTTAGAGAGTTGAGGCTTTGGGCTTCCTACAGAGGCCAGACACTAACACGGACAGTTAGAGGAATGATGTATTACTACCGGGCCCTCAAGATGCTGGCTTTCCTGGACTCTGCGTCAGAAATGGATATTCGAGAGGGATCCCGTGAACTTGTTACAATGAGGCAAGATAGTTTAGATGTTATGAACGCTGAAAAGTCACCATCTAGGAGTTTAAGCAGAGCAAGTAGTTCAGTAAGTTTGTTATTCAAAGGCCATGAATATGGGACTGCTATAATGAAATTCACATATGTGGTTGCCTGCCAGATATATGGATCTCAGAAAGCAAAAAAGGATCCTCATGCTGAGGAAATTTTGTATCTGATGAAAAACAACGAAGCTCTTCGGGTTGCCTATGTTGATGAAATAACCACTAGTAGGGATGAGAAGGAGTACTACTCCGTTCTTGTTAAGTATGACCAACAATTGCAGAGAGAGGTGGAAATTTACCGCGTAAAGTTGCCTGGTCCCTTGAAGCTTGGGGAAGGAAAGccagaaaatcaaaatcatgcCATCATATTCACTCGTGGTGATGCAGTTCAAACTATTGATATGAACCAGGATAACTACTTTGAGGAGGCACTGAAAATGCGAAATCTCTTGGAAGAATACAGGCATTACTATGGCATCCGGAAACCAACTATTTTGGGAGTTAGGGAGCATGTTTTTACTGGTTCTGTTTCCTCTCTTGCTTGGTTCATGTCAGCTCAGGAAACAAGTTTTGTCACCTTAGGACAGAGGGTTTTGGCAAATCCTTTGAAGGTTAGGATGCATTATGGTCATCCAGATGTATTTGACAGGTTTTGGTTCTTAACACGTGGTGGTATCAGCAAAGCTTCCAGAGTGATCAACATCAGTGAAGACATTTTTGCTGGCTTTAATTGTACTCTCCGAGGAGGTAATGTTACACACCATGAATACATTCAGGTTGGAAAGGGAAGGGACGTTGGATTGAATCAAGTATCAATGTTTGAAGCAaaggttgctagtgggaatgggGAGCAAGTCCTTAGCAGAGACGTGTATAGATTGGGTCACAGGCTGGACTTTTTCCGCATGCTCTCTTTCTTCTACACTACTGTGGGATTCTTCTTCAACACAATGATGGTGATTCTGACTGTATATGCCTTTCTATGGGGTCGACTTTATCTTGCCCTTAGTGGTGTTGAGGCTGCAATGGAAAGTAACAGCAATAACAATAAAGCACTTGGTACCATCTTGAATCAGCAGTTCATTATTCAACTTGGACTTTTCACTGCCCTTCCAATGATTGTAGAGAATTCCCTTGAGCATGGGTTCCTTCAGGCTATCTGGGATTTCTTGACAATGCAGCTCCAGCTTTCATCAGTTTTTTACACATTCTCAATGGGCACTCGTAGTCATTTCTTTGGCCGGACTATTTTGCATGGTGGGGCAAAATATCGGGCTACCGGACGTGGATTTGTTGTAGAGCACAAGAGTTTTGCTGAGAACTATAGACTCTATGCACGAAGCCATTTTGTGAAAGCAATTGAATTGGGGTTAATTCTTGTAATCTATGCTTCACACAGTCCTGTGGCATCTGACACATTTGTGTATATAGCCATGACCATTACTAGTTGGTTCTTAGTGGCATCGTGGATTATTGCACCGTTTGTTTTCAATCCTTCTGGCTTTGACTGGTTAAAAACTGTGTATGATTTCGATGACTTTATGAACTGGATTTGGTACAGAGGAAGTGTGTTTGCTAAGGCTGAACAGAGCTGGGAAAGGTGGTGGTATGAAGAGCAGGATCATCTAAGAGTAACTGGCCTTTGGGGGAAATGTATGGAGATAATTTTAGACCTTCGTTTCTTCTTTTTCCAGTATGGAATTGTATATCAGCTAGGAGTTGCTGCTGGAAGTCACAGTATTGTTGTTTACTTGCTGTCTTGGATTTGTGTGGTTCTTATATTTGGGGTATATATGCTGGTTGCATATGCCCACAACAAATATGCAGCCAAAGAGCATATATACTATCGGCTGGTCCAGTTCCTCCTCATAATTCTCGCAATTCTTGTGATAGTTGCTTTGCTGGAATTCACCAACTTCAAATTTGTGGACATCTTTACTAGCCTGTTGGCATTCATTCCCACGGGCTGGGGCCTGATACTGATTGCCCAAGTATTTCGGCCATTTTTGGAATCAACTATAGTTTGGGATGGAGTTGTTTCAGTGGCTCGTCTATATGACATATTGTTAGGAGTCATTATTATGGCCCCTGTGGCACTACTATCATGGTTGCCTGGGTTTCAGAACATGCAAACCAGAATGCTTTTCAATGATGCATTTAGCAGGGGCCTCCGGATATTCCAAATTATCACAGGGAAAAAGTCTCAAGCTTGA